ATAAAAAAGGAGCTGAACATGTATGCTGTAGAACATTACTTTGGAATGGCAGTAACTGATGAGCAACCGCTGTAGCATTTATAGCTAGATCCATATGCAGTTGCGGCTCTATGACAACGGGAACAGGATGAAAACCACCATGACTGAGATGGGCTCAACTTAGCTATGGTCACAGTAGATGAGAAGCCAGCACCCTGCATAGGAAGTGTTTAGCAATAACCTTGTAGATGAACTAAATGAAAAATACATATGCGAAAGCATATAATATGCTTTTTACAGTGATTACCGCAGCTTCCCATGGATCAATCTTTTTAAGGTCAGCAACAGATTTATGCTCCAACTGTGCTGGGCGTTGTGACGAACCAAAGGACTTTGCTCCGGCTGATATCCACTGGATCTTTGGAGCACTATCACCCAGGCTAATCAAGGCATGGAAAACGACATGTTAGAGAAAGGGGGTAGAACTCTAAAAAATTATTAACTCTGTTGTGAGGGGCTTTAACTAACCTATCAAAGAACTGGTTTATCTCTGGTATGTCCTCATTTAAATACCATTTGCAGGCTGATCCTCCACTAAGAGTTTCTTCATGTACATAATACATAGGTGAAATGATTGTGgagacaacaaaaaaaaacaaatgtacATTGAAGATACAACACCGGCACCAGAAAATAAAGAGAGAACTAAACATGCAGAGAAGGAGAAAAGCTTACTATTATATGCTTTCATAAGAGTACCAACAAAGATACCAACGACAACATTATCTTGGCCAACACTATGAACAGCATCAGCATCAAAGTCGAGAGCATGCTCTCCCCATAGGACAAGTTTAACCTCACAGTTCCTATTCGGAAGAATGAACGGTTATCAAAATAGTTGGCCATGCATTAGAGGTCAGGGTCATAAACAACAAGCTGGTAAAGACTGGAACAACAAATAAATCATGGAGGCTACGTACGCAAGATCCCTTAGAGCAATGACCCTCTTAGGTGTGTCTGACGTTTTAGACGCCATTCGGACATAGGCTAGCTTTGATACCCCAATGATCATACCGATCACATCTAAAAAGAATTAAGAACAGTGGTTTGTAAATTGATAAATGCTATAGATAGCATAAATAATGGAAAGTAATGGTAAAGGAAAGAACAAACCAGTGAAGTACTCTTGCATCCCAACGCGCTGGCTTAGATCTGAGAATTGAACCAAATTAAACACATGGGATGGGAAATCAGCAGGAACTTCATTGACCTGTTCCACGTTTGTCCATGGAGTAAGCTTGATCATATACTTGTTAGGGAAGGGCTTGTATGCAGGTTTGCTAGGCAAA
This window of the Oryza sativa Japonica Group chromosome 4, ASM3414082v1 genome carries:
- the LOC9266862 gene encoding replication protein A 70 kDa DNA-binding subunit D isoform X1, with the protein product MAFSGCTRISSSSLAAPFRAIFAPISAAPLFCPPDLVLIVAVRSVRYVRCCCAAVPFTISSCSGCGPHLLCPYMSAKMAFDLLCDISLASRGWKIRARIARMWDYTGTANDVPPMHVDLVLVDEKGNAMYAEIPGVEADKFRPLLQESKVYTFSKFLVLPSKPAYKPFPNKYMIKLTPWTNVEQVNEVPADFPSHVFNLVQFSDLSQRVGMQEYFTDVIGMIIGVSKLAYVRMASKTSDTPKRVIALRDLANCEVKLVLWGEHALDFDADAVHSVGQDNVVVGIFVGTLMKAYNKTLSGGSACKWYLNEDIPEINQFFDSLGDSAPKIQWISAGAKSFGSSQRPAQLEHKSVADLKKIDPWEAAGAGFSSTVTIAKLSPSQSWWFSSCSRCHRAATAYGSSYKCYSGCSSVTAIPKYRLCLIGTDGTDSAEFVLFGRVAQQVVGRPVMNLIKFQGRSDNIPKEIAAVVS
- the LOC9266862 gene encoding replication protein A 70 kDa DNA-binding subunit D isoform X2; its protein translation is MSAKMAFDLLCDISLASRGWKIRARIARMWDYTGTANDVPPMHVDLVLVDEKGNAMYAEIPGVEADKFRPLLQESKVYTFSKFLVLPSKPAYKPFPNKYMIKLTPWTNVEQVNEVPADFPSHVFNLVQFSDLSQRVGMQEYFTDVIGMIIGVSKLAYVRMASKTSDTPKRVIALRDLANCEVKLVLWGEHALDFDADAVHSVGQDNVVVGIFVGTLMKAYNKTLSGGSACKWYLNEDIPEINQFFDSLGDSAPKIQWISAGAKSFGSSQRPAQLEHKSVADLKKIDPWEAAGAGFSSTVTIAKLSPSQSWWFSSCSRCHRAATAYGSSYKCYSGCSSVTAIPKYRLCLIGTDGTDSAEFVLFGRVAQQVVGRPVMNLIKFQGRSDNIPKEIAAVVS